In one Desulfobaculum bizertense DSM 18034 genomic region, the following are encoded:
- a CDS encoding aspartate-semialdehyde dehydrogenase encodes MGKDSFVVAVVGATGAVGREMLKTLEARKFPVSKIVPLASSRSAGSEVEFNGEKVIVQELTEDSFEGIDLALFSAGGAVSEEYAPLAARSGCVVVDNSSTWRMDDQCPLVVPEVNPDDLDWHKGIIANPNCSTIQMVVPLKPIHDAAKITRIVVSTYQAVAGGGQKAMDEMTTQVRQMFNFDLESIEPKVMPYRIAFNCLPQIDVFLENDYTKEEMKMVHETHKIFGDDSFGVSPTAVRVPVYIGHSESVNIETEKKMTAAECRALLSQAPGVRVLDNPAEKIYPMPIEAVDEDDTFVGRIREDNTVENGLNMWICADNLRKGAALNAVQIAEELVKRDLVRVP; translated from the coding sequence ATGGGTAAGGATTCTTTTGTAGTCGCAGTGGTAGGTGCAACCGGAGCCGTTGGTCGTGAGATGCTCAAGACTCTCGAGGCTCGCAAGTTCCCTGTCAGCAAGATCGTTCCTCTGGCCTCCAGCCGTTCTGCTGGAAGTGAAGTGGAATTTAATGGTGAAAAAGTGATCGTTCAGGAGCTGACCGAAGACTCTTTTGAGGGTATCGATCTGGCTCTGTTCTCTGCTGGTGGTGCTGTTTCCGAAGAGTATGCACCTCTGGCAGCCCGTAGCGGCTGTGTTGTTGTTGACAACTCCAGCACCTGGCGCATGGATGACCAGTGCCCGCTGGTTGTTCCTGAAGTTAACCCAGACGATCTGGACTGGCACAAGGGCATTATTGCCAACCCGAACTGCTCCACCATTCAGATGGTGGTGCCGCTCAAGCCTATCCATGACGCTGCAAAGATCACGCGTATCGTTGTATCGACCTATCAGGCTGTTGCTGGTGGCGGACAGAAAGCTATGGACGAAATGACCACTCAGGTGCGTCAGATGTTCAACTTTGATCTGGAGTCCATCGAGCCGAAAGTCATGCCGTACCGCATTGCTTTCAACTGCCTGCCGCAGATCGACGTCTTCCTTGAGAATGACTACACCAAGGAAGAGATGAAGATGGTCCACGAGACCCACAAAATTTTTGGTGACGACAGCTTTGGCGTTTCTCCGACAGCTGTTCGTGTTCCGGTATACATTGGCCACAGTGAGTCTGTGAACATTGAGACCGAAAAGAAAATGACTGCTGCTGAATGCCGCGCCCTGCTTTCTCAGGCTCCGGGCGTGCGCGTGCTGGATAATCCTGCTGAGAAAATTTATCCTATGCCTATTGAGGCTGTGGATGAAGATGATACCTTTGTCGGTCGTATCCGCGAAGACAATACTGTTGAAAACGGCCTGAACATGTGGATTTGCGCTGACAACCTGCGCAAGGGCGCTGCACTGAATGCTGTGCAGATTGCCGAAGAGCTGGTGAAGCGGGATTTGGTCCGCGTGCCCTAG